A stretch of DNA from Micromonospora sp. WMMD1155:
CCACGGCGAGAAGCGCAAGTTGGAGATCGCCCTGCTGCTCGCCGGTGAACCCCGGGTGATGCTGCTGGACGAGCCGATGGCCGGGGTCAGCGCCGAGGACATCCCGGAGCTGGTCGCCGTCATCAAGTCGCTGACCGGCGACAGCGGCCGGGCGGTGCTGATGGTCGAGCACCACATGGACGTCATCCTGGAGCTGGCCGACCGGATCGCCGTGATGCACCACGGCGCGCTGCTGGCCTGTGACACCCCGGAGACGGTGATGGCCAACCCCACTGTGCAAGAGGCCTACCTGGGGGAGTCGCTCTGATGGAACCGATCCTCAGTGTGGAGGAGCTGTCGGTCCGGATCTCCGGGCTGCACATCCTCCAGGGGGTGTCCTTCACTGTCGCCCCGACCGGCGTGACGGTTCTGCTCGGCCGCAACGGCGTCGGCAAGACCACCACGTTGCGCGCCATCCTCGGGCTCACCCCGCCCGCCGGGGAGGTCCGCGGCACCATGCGGATGGGCGCGCAGAGTCTGCTGACCCAACCCACCCACCGGCTGGTCCGCGGTGGGCTCGGCTACGTGCCGGAGGACCGGGACGTGTTCGCCGGTCTCACCGTCGCCGAGAACCTCCGGCTCGCCGAACGGCGCGGCACCAGCCCGGCGTACGACAAGGTCTTCGCGCTCTTCCCGGAGCTGGACCGGCGCGGACGGCAACGGGCCGGCTCGCTCTCCGGCGGGCAGCAGCAGATGCTCGCGATCGGTCGGGTGCTGCTCAACGACAACCGGCTGCTGCTCGTGGACGAGCCGACGAAGGGGCTGGCGCCCAAGGTGGTGACCGAGGTGGCCGAGGTGCTGGAACGGGTCGCGGAGTCGGTGCCGGTGCTGCTCGTGGAGCAGAACCTTGCCGTCGTACGCCGACTGGCCCGCGACGCGGTGGTGCTGGCCGCCGGTCGGGTGGCCTGGACCGGCGACGCCAACGAGCTGCTGTTGGAGACGGCGTTGACCAAGTCGCTGCTGGGTGTGGGGTCCGGCGAGGCGCACCGCCCGACCGGGTCGGACCGGGCGC
This window harbors:
- a CDS encoding ABC transporter ATP-binding protein codes for the protein MEPILSVEELSVRISGLHILQGVSFTVAPTGVTVLLGRNGVGKTTTLRAILGLTPPAGEVRGTMRMGAQSLLTQPTHRLVRGGLGYVPEDRDVFAGLTVAENLRLAERRGTSPAYDKVFALFPELDRRGRQRAGSLSGGQQQMLAIGRVLLNDNRLLLVDEPTKGLAPKVVTEVAEVLERVAESVPVLLVEQNLAVVRRLARDAVVLAAGRVAWTGDANELLLETALTKSLLGVGSGEAHRPTGSDRAPLAGKDAH